A window from Intestinimonas massiliensis (ex Afouda et al. 2020) encodes these proteins:
- a CDS encoding CPBP family intramembrane glutamic endopeptidase: MFQGLSQTLRWEDRQVFSRVGWAMTLLVVLQLAVQVLGLRLAAALAPGLLEAAWFDWVLSAAGSYLVAFPAAYLTLRALPAVRAEKETPWTPGGLLQGWFMALALIYSANLATMGLVRLIDGLRDTPMANPVETMLDQPVWFNLLLGCVLAPLAEELLFRKALLDRLKPYGEGFAILASALLFALVHGNLFQMLYAFAVGGFFGYVALRTGGVRWTIPLHAGVNFVSAGLSPLLEHFGDRGESALSYFILFSLVFGWYLLSARYRDRDRDEGLAPGSAGMEAGEKWGLFLVNPGMTVFCLLILFAVLLAMRM, from the coding sequence ATGTTTCAAGGCCTGAGTCAGACGCTGCGCTGGGAGGACCGCCAGGTGTTTTCCCGGGTGGGCTGGGCCATGACGCTGCTGGTGGTGCTCCAACTGGCGGTGCAGGTGTTAGGTCTGCGCCTGGCGGCGGCTCTGGCCCCCGGCCTTCTGGAGGCCGCCTGGTTCGACTGGGTGCTGTCGGCGGCCGGCAGCTATCTGGTGGCCTTTCCGGCGGCCTACCTGACCCTGCGGGCTCTGCCCGCCGTCCGGGCCGAGAAGGAGACTCCCTGGACGCCCGGCGGCCTTTTGCAGGGCTGGTTCATGGCCCTGGCGCTGATCTATTCGGCCAATCTGGCCACGATGGGGCTGGTCCGGCTCATCGACGGCCTGCGGGACACCCCCATGGCAAACCCGGTGGAGACCATGCTGGACCAGCCGGTCTGGTTCAATCTGCTGCTGGGCTGCGTTTTGGCGCCGCTGGCGGAGGAGCTGCTGTTCCGAAAGGCCCTGCTGGACCGGCTCAAGCCCTATGGCGAGGGGTTTGCCATTCTGGCCTCGGCACTGCTGTTCGCCCTGGTCCACGGAAACCTCTTCCAGATGCTCTACGCCTTTGCGGTGGGCGGATTTTTCGGCTATGTGGCCCTGCGGACCGGGGGGGTGCGCTGGACGATCCCCCTTCATGCGGGGGTGAACTTCGTCTCGGCGGGCCTGTCGCCCCTGCTGGAGCACTTCGGAGACCGGGGCGAGAGCGCCCTGTCCTATTTTATCCTCTTTTCACTGGTGTTCGGCTGGTATCTCCTGTCCGCCCGCTATCGGGACCGGGACCGGGACGAAGGGCTGGCCCCGGGCTCCGCCGGCATGGAGGCCGGGGAGAAGTGGGGGCTGTTCCTGGTGAATCCGGGCATGACGGTTTTCTGCCTTTTGATCCTCTTCGCGGTCCTGCTGGCCATGCGTATGTAA
- a CDS encoding vitamin B12-dependent ribonucleotide reductase, whose translation MPISENARAVLERRYLIRDEHGEAVETVDELFHRVADAVAAADVRFDPQADVADTARSFYRMMTELDFLPNSPTLMNAGRPLGQLSACFVLPVADSMEDIFDAIKNAALIHKSGGGTGFSFSRLRAKGSTVNSTGGVASGPISFMKVFNAATEAVKQGGTRRGANMGILRVDHPDILEFITCKNDTKEITNFNISVGLTESFMEAVESDSSYELVDPASRRVTGRLNAREVFEAIVRSAWQTGEPGILFLDRLNKDNPCPGQGEIESTNPCGEQPLLPYEACNLGSINLVRHLRRTGTGYALDRAKLEQTIRTAVHFLDNVIEVNQYPLPEIDAMTKKTRKIGLGVMGFADMLLYLGIPYDSDEGVAMASQVMELVQTIGHQESQRLAQVRGPFPLFAESVYRDGAPLRNATVTTIAPTGTLSIIAGVSSGVEPVFAYAYYRNVMDNTHLIETNQILRDKLTELGLYSDELMRQIIEHGSLAHVEGIPEAVKRVFVCAHDVSPIWHVKMQAAFQQFTDNAVSKTVNFPNSATQEEVAEVYRLAYELGCKGTTIYRDGSRDEQVLNIGVVKAKQETALPDHVEKLLESGCDSTACLLRSGSIKPRPRPDVTMGYTEKVKIGCGNLYITVNYDEQGVCEVFTNTGRAGGCPSQSEATARLMSVALRAGVDSDELIRQLKGIRCPSTIRQQGMAVTSCPDAIAKAIEKVMQASKTNQIPPCPPPMGSGRKGRPAPDMTPAESKLAKYCPECGAQLEHEGGCVTCRNCGYSKCG comes from the coding sequence ATGCCCATTTCTGAAAATGCCCGCGCGGTGCTGGAGCGCCGCTACCTGATCCGGGACGAGCACGGCGAGGCCGTGGAGACGGTGGACGAGCTGTTCCACCGGGTGGCCGACGCCGTTGCCGCCGCCGACGTCCGTTTCGATCCCCAGGCCGACGTGGCCGACACCGCCCGGAGCTTTTACCGCATGATGACCGAGCTGGACTTTCTGCCCAATTCCCCTACGCTGATGAACGCCGGCCGGCCTCTGGGGCAACTCTCCGCCTGCTTTGTGTTGCCGGTGGCCGACTCCATGGAGGACATCTTCGACGCCATCAAGAACGCCGCTCTCATCCACAAGTCCGGCGGCGGCACCGGCTTTTCCTTTTCCCGTCTGCGGGCCAAGGGCTCCACGGTGAACTCCACCGGCGGCGTGGCCAGCGGACCCATCTCCTTCATGAAGGTCTTCAACGCCGCCACCGAGGCGGTGAAGCAGGGCGGCACCCGCCGGGGGGCCAATATGGGTATCCTGCGGGTGGACCACCCGGACATCCTGGAGTTCATCACCTGCAAGAACGACACGAAGGAGATCACCAACTTCAACATCTCCGTGGGCCTTACCGAGTCCTTTATGGAGGCGGTGGAGTCGGACAGCTCATACGAGCTGGTGGACCCCGCCTCCCGCCGGGTCACCGGCAGGCTCAACGCCCGGGAGGTTTTTGAGGCCATCGTCCGCTCCGCCTGGCAGACCGGCGAGCCGGGCATCCTCTTCCTGGACCGGCTGAACAAGGACAACCCCTGCCCCGGGCAGGGCGAGATCGAGTCCACCAATCCCTGCGGCGAGCAGCCCCTACTGCCCTACGAGGCGTGCAACCTGGGCTCCATCAACCTGGTCCGCCACCTGCGCAGGACCGGGACGGGCTACGCCCTGGACCGGGCCAAGCTGGAGCAGACCATCCGCACCGCCGTCCATTTTCTGGACAACGTCATCGAGGTCAACCAGTATCCCCTGCCCGAGATCGACGCCATGACCAAAAAGACCCGGAAGATCGGCCTGGGCGTCATGGGCTTTGCGGACATGCTGCTCTATCTGGGCATCCCCTACGACTCTGACGAGGGCGTGGCCATGGCCTCTCAGGTCATGGAGCTGGTGCAGACCATCGGCCACCAGGAGAGCCAGCGGCTGGCCCAGGTCCGCGGCCCCTTCCCCCTGTTTGCCGAGAGCGTCTACCGGGACGGCGCGCCTCTCCGCAACGCCACCGTCACCACCATCGCCCCCACCGGCACCCTGTCCATCATCGCCGGGGTATCCAGCGGCGTGGAGCCGGTCTTTGCCTATGCCTATTACCGCAACGTGATGGACAACACCCACCTCATCGAGACCAACCAGATCCTGAGGGACAAGCTTACTGAGCTGGGCCTCTACTCCGATGAGCTCATGCGCCAGATCATCGAGCACGGCAGCCTGGCCCACGTGGAGGGCATCCCCGAGGCGGTCAAGCGGGTCTTTGTCTGTGCCCACGATGTCTCGCCCATCTGGCATGTAAAGATGCAGGCCGCCTTCCAGCAGTTCACCGACAACGCTGTGAGCAAGACGGTGAACTTCCCCAACTCCGCCACCCAGGAGGAGGTGGCTGAGGTCTACCGTCTGGCCTACGAGCTGGGCTGCAAGGGCACCACCATCTACCGGGACGGCTCCCGGGACGAGCAGGTGCTCAACATCGGGGTGGTCAAGGCCAAGCAGGAGACCGCCCTCCCCGACCATGTGGAAAAGCTGCTGGAGTCGGGCTGCGACTCCACCGCCTGCCTGCTGCGCAGCGGCAGCATCAAGCCCCGCCCCCGGCCCGACGTGACCATGGGCTACACCGAGAAGGTGAAGATCGGCTGCGGCAACCTGTATATCACCGTCAATTACGACGAGCAGGGGGTCTGCGAGGTGTTCACCAACACCGGGCGGGCCGGCGGCTGCCCCTCCCAGTCGGAGGCCACCGCCCGGCTCATGTCGGTGGCCCTCCGGGCCGGCGTGGATTCCGACGAGCTCATCCGGCAGCTCAAGGGCATCCGCTGTCCCTCCACCATCCGGCAGCAGGGCATGGCCGTCACCTCCTGCCCTGACGCCATCGCCAAGGCCATCGAAAAGGTGATGCAGGCCAGCAAAACAAACCAGATTCCCCCCTGTCCTCCCCCCATGGGGTCCGGCCGGAAGGGCCGGCCCGCCCCCGACATGACGCCCGCGGAGTCCAAGCTGGCGAAGTACTGCCCGGAGTGCGGCGCGCAGTTGGAGCACGAGGGCGGCTGTGTCACCTGCCGGAACTGCGGCTACTCCAAGTGCGGCTGA
- a CDS encoding rubredoxin has product MSKYVCPCGYVYDPEVGDPDNGIAPGTPWEEVPEDWECPVCGLGKDAFEAE; this is encoded by the coding sequence ATGAGTAAATATGTCTGCCCCTGCGGCTATGTCTATGACCCCGAGGTTGGAGATCCGGACAACGGCATCGCCCCCGGCACCCCTTGGGAAGAGGTCCCTGAGGATTGGGAGTGCCCGGTCTGCGGTCTGGGCAAGGACGCGTTCGAAGCGGAATGA
- a CDS encoding helix-turn-helix domain-containing protein, which translates to MNIFDRVQKLIKAQGLTVKQLERECDLANATIRRWETQTPNIESVRRVAHRLNVSTDYLITGERPDATTHTLTCDGIPLSELESDLIAMYRCLPMEDQEEIFAFTKFKYNRQERKRGSSFSAYTGNGKTKISDPGEDESTSGIA; encoded by the coding sequence ATGAACATATTTGATAGAGTTCAGAAGCTCATCAAAGCGCAGGGCCTCACTGTAAAGCAACTTGAGAGAGAATGCGATCTTGCTAATGCAACAATTCGAAGATGGGAAACTCAGACACCTAACATTGAGAGCGTCCGAAGAGTAGCCCATAGGCTAAATGTAAGCACAGACTATCTCATCACCGGGGAGCGCCCAGATGCTACTACACATACTTTAACCTGTGATGGCATCCCGCTATCAGAGCTTGAATCAGACTTAATTGCTATGTACCGATGTCTCCCAATGGAAGATCAGGAAGAAATTTTTGCTTTTACCAAGTTCAAATATAATCGACAAGAGAGGAAAAGGGGCTCATCCTTTTCCGCCTATACCGGCAATGGGAAGACGAAAATAAGCGACCCCGGGGAAGATGAATCCACCTCTGGCATCGCTTGA
- a CDS encoding DUF6906 family protein: MRHGKKPTRKQKIRLGQAGLSPENWLVVREAPTGGLVILHKHTDRIRVVPALGQ, encoded by the coding sequence ATGCGGCACGGAAAGAAGCCGACGCGGAAGCAGAAGATCCGGCTGGGGCAGGCAGGGCTTTCGCCGGAGAACTGGCTGGTGGTACGGGAGGCCCCGACGGGGGGGCTGGTCATCCTACACAAGCACACGGACCGGATACGGGTGGTTCCGGCACTGGGACAATAA
- a CDS encoding helix-turn-helix domain-containing protein, with amino-acid sequence MRKGNKRLTALGKLVVKTLADQDKTKSELAAEIGTTPVYLSYILHGVRPGTKYIPALIAALGLDPEDVEKAIAA; translated from the coding sequence ATGAGGAAGGGGAACAAGCGGCTGACGGCGCTGGGGAAGCTGGTGGTGAAGACGCTGGCGGACCAGGACAAGACGAAGTCGGAGCTGGCGGCGGAGATCGGGACGACACCGGTGTACCTGAGCTACATCCTGCACGGGGTGCGGCCCGGCACGAAGTATATCCCAGCGCTCATCGCGGCCCTTGGGCTGGACCCGGAGGACGTGGAGAAGGCCATCGCAGCCTGA
- a CDS encoding transposase domain-containing protein: MASRIARNPRQYTTQTRRREEGGKDEVLISVSSLSAKGRRAWRAAQKVEGGEAIVAQRTEGRPWYVDADLNRYIAGHKAAYYEAVELAARVQDFIDYTGPDRTGYAERYALGLGVSPPTLYRYMKTVLEANAWALKLEREDGQSRDYFRALALCRKPREKDTFPTLTAEQQAIIENIWFDRRFSQNKPTVTLLYAAFEAQAAARGWTEYPSVKTVGRYVKYLMELPPAKSALYLSARGDRAWENRMQVKGKRDASTLEVMEYVVADGHTFDVWVEYTAPNGKKKAIRPVLVAWEDMRTRRILGPVLCEHSNTRVVKESFIKMCYEAGTVPKHVHMDNGKDFANRETLGQDRNIRAMEQRAMDAELKGFYLAMGARDWSRSLPYHPWDKPIERAFKTFCLRHSRKFASYTGTLTGSRTEDKVEKDVQRMLERGELLTMEEFYETLTQFLSGWYDTHEHRGLKDAGERWTTPAALWEHAPHYEKAPPMREYAAMLLMKPGRAKVNSQGFTRFHTLYTAPELGFYVGKWVNIRWDAGDVSRMYVYDVKSGAKICEAYAAELLEFGDRVSEEALEALHRRKNRNKALVREFLEERRMPPELRMDAEAAVVGRLDLTIQAARPQKVVSLPMDKEFRGELAASRKKKAEAGDEFLAAKAESALTKLRAMNG, from the coding sequence ATGGCTTCACGCATCGCCCGCAATCCCAGGCAATACACGACGCAGACCCGCCGCCGCGAAGAGGGCGGGAAGGACGAAGTGCTGATCTCTGTCTCGTCCCTGAGCGCGAAGGGGCGGCGGGCCTGGCGGGCGGCGCAGAAGGTGGAAGGAGGCGAGGCGATCGTGGCGCAGCGGACGGAGGGCAGGCCGTGGTACGTGGACGCGGACCTGAACCGCTACATCGCGGGGCACAAGGCGGCGTACTACGAGGCGGTGGAGCTGGCGGCGCGGGTGCAGGACTTCATCGACTACACCGGCCCGGACCGGACGGGTTACGCGGAGCGGTACGCGCTGGGGCTGGGCGTGAGTCCGCCGACGCTGTACCGGTACATGAAGACGGTGCTGGAGGCGAACGCCTGGGCGCTGAAGCTGGAGCGGGAGGACGGGCAGAGCCGGGACTACTTCCGTGCGCTGGCGCTGTGCCGGAAGCCGCGGGAGAAGGACACGTTCCCGACGCTGACGGCGGAGCAGCAGGCGATCATCGAGAACATCTGGTTTGACCGGAGGTTCTCGCAGAACAAGCCCACGGTGACGCTGCTGTACGCGGCGTTTGAGGCACAGGCGGCGGCGCGTGGGTGGACGGAGTATCCCAGCGTGAAGACGGTGGGGCGGTATGTGAAGTACCTGATGGAGCTGCCGCCGGCGAAGAGCGCGCTGTACCTGTCGGCCCGGGGGGACCGGGCGTGGGAGAACCGGATGCAGGTGAAGGGCAAGCGGGACGCCTCCACGCTGGAGGTGATGGAGTACGTGGTGGCGGACGGTCACACCTTCGACGTGTGGGTGGAATACACGGCCCCCAACGGGAAGAAGAAGGCGATCCGCCCGGTGCTGGTGGCCTGGGAGGATATGCGGACGCGGCGCATCCTGGGCCCGGTGCTGTGCGAGCACTCCAACACCCGGGTGGTCAAGGAGTCGTTCATCAAGATGTGCTACGAGGCGGGGACGGTCCCGAAGCACGTACACATGGACAACGGCAAGGATTTCGCCAACCGGGAGACGCTGGGCCAGGACCGGAATATCCGGGCCATGGAGCAGCGGGCCATGGACGCGGAGCTGAAGGGCTTCTACCTGGCGATGGGTGCCCGGGACTGGTCGCGGTCCCTCCCCTACCACCCGTGGGACAAGCCCATCGAACGGGCCTTCAAAACGTTCTGCCTGCGGCACTCGCGGAAGTTCGCGTCCTACACGGGCACCCTGACAGGCTCCCGCACGGAGGACAAGGTAGAGAAGGACGTGCAGCGGATGCTGGAGCGCGGGGAGCTGCTGACGATGGAGGAGTTCTACGAGACGCTGACACAGTTCCTGAGCGGGTGGTACGACACCCACGAGCACCGGGGCCTGAAGGATGCGGGCGAGCGGTGGACGACGCCCGCCGCGCTGTGGGAGCACGCGCCGCACTATGAGAAGGCCCCGCCCATGCGGGAGTACGCGGCGATGCTGCTGATGAAGCCAGGCCGGGCCAAGGTGAACAGCCAGGGCTTCACCCGGTTCCATACCCTGTATACGGCCCCGGAGCTGGGGTTCTATGTGGGCAAGTGGGTAAACATCCGCTGGGACGCCGGGGACGTGAGCCGGATGTATGTGTACGACGTCAAGAGCGGGGCCAAGATCTGCGAGGCATACGCGGCGGAGCTGCTGGAATTCGGGGACCGGGTGTCGGAGGAAGCGCTGGAGGCCCTGCACCGGCGGAAGAACCGGAACAAGGCGCTGGTCCGGGAATTCCTGGAGGAGCGGCGCATGCCGCCGGAGCTGCGCATGGATGCGGAGGCCGCCGTGGTGGGCAGGCTGGATCTGACCATCCAGGCCGCGCGGCCCCAGAAGGTGGTGAGCCTGCCGATGGACAAGGAGTTCCGAGGCGAGCTGGCGGCAAGCCGGAAGAAGAAGGCCGAAGCCGGGGACGAGTTCCTGGCGGCGAAGGCGGAGAGCGCCCTCACGAAGCTGAGGGCCATGAACGGATAG
- a CDS encoding AAA family ATPase has protein sequence MEGTAVERTSGIAGEQSLAERVNAYILTQHSSIHAVAKEVGYSRTSVSRYLSGKYDSCAASLEEKLAEFLEAHTGEAVEVPARGGAQRGGEPPRFYESRDAKAVLGVCQSCQEYIGLGIVVGRSGYGKTHTLKEYAKLARVAYIECDDTMSSRDLVEAIERSLGLPNGYGTIWKRVNGIRDFFNTNRGYLLIIDEADKLVSKYTQKKMEILRAVFDQSDVGLVIAGEPKLEVQIKTYLERMANRVDFYALLRGLSPSEVEGYLKGFDVTPEALVELKGRACNTQTGCFRLLDRTLSNVKRILADSGETRVTVKVIEQASAMMML, from the coding sequence ATGGAAGGAACAGCAGTGGAGCGGACCAGCGGCATAGCCGGGGAGCAGAGCCTGGCGGAGCGGGTCAACGCGTACATCCTCACCCAGCACAGCAGCATCCACGCGGTGGCGAAGGAGGTCGGGTACAGCCGGACGTCGGTATCCCGGTATCTGTCCGGGAAGTACGACTCCTGCGCGGCCTCCCTGGAGGAGAAGCTGGCGGAATTCCTGGAGGCCCACACGGGCGAGGCGGTGGAAGTACCCGCCCGGGGAGGGGCGCAGCGGGGCGGCGAGCCGCCGCGGTTTTATGAGAGCCGGGACGCAAAGGCGGTGCTGGGGGTATGCCAGAGCTGCCAGGAGTACATCGGGCTTGGGATCGTGGTGGGGCGGTCCGGGTACGGGAAGACCCACACGCTGAAGGAGTACGCGAAGCTGGCGCGGGTGGCGTACATCGAGTGCGACGACACGATGAGCAGCCGGGACCTGGTGGAAGCCATCGAGAGGAGCCTGGGCCTGCCCAACGGGTACGGGACGATCTGGAAGCGGGTGAACGGCATCCGGGACTTCTTCAACACGAACCGGGGCTATCTGCTGATCATCGACGAGGCGGACAAGCTGGTGAGCAAGTACACCCAAAAGAAGATGGAGATCCTGCGTGCCGTCTTCGACCAGAGCGACGTGGGGCTGGTGATCGCGGGCGAGCCGAAGCTGGAGGTGCAGATCAAGACGTACCTGGAGCGTATGGCGAACCGGGTAGACTTCTATGCCTTGCTTCGGGGCCTGTCGCCGTCGGAGGTGGAAGGGTATCTGAAGGGATTCGACGTGACGCCGGAGGCGCTGGTGGAGCTGAAGGGCCGGGCGTGCAATACGCAGACGGGGTGCTTCCGGCTGCTGGACCGGACGCTGTCCAACGTAAAGCGTATCCTGGCGGACAGCGGGGAGACGCGTGTGACGGTGAAGGTGATCGAGCAGGCGTCGGCCATGATGATGCTGTGA
- a CDS encoding host-nuclease inhibitor Gam family protein, giving the protein MGRKRVIEAPALKSWEDVNEALRQIAEAQIAIGDIESEMQKQVLGAQKVAEQESKPYKDEVARLEREIKGFVTEHREDMGKTKSMTLTFGEVGFRLSTSVSLPRAKEKLEEIVRRLKSRQMTDCIVVEEKVSKEALKKYGKDTVNAVGATWKQGDVFGYEVNIARLEQIKAGVTD; this is encoded by the coding sequence ATGGGAAGAAAACGAGTGATCGAGGCCCCGGCGCTGAAGAGCTGGGAGGACGTGAACGAGGCGCTGCGGCAGATCGCGGAGGCGCAGATCGCCATCGGAGACATCGAGAGCGAAATGCAGAAGCAGGTGCTGGGCGCGCAGAAGGTGGCCGAGCAGGAAAGCAAGCCGTATAAGGACGAGGTGGCCCGTCTGGAGCGGGAGATCAAGGGCTTCGTGACGGAGCACCGGGAGGATATGGGCAAAACGAAGAGTATGACGCTGACCTTCGGGGAGGTGGGATTCCGGCTGTCCACCAGCGTGTCCCTGCCCCGTGCGAAGGAGAAGCTGGAGGAGATCGTCCGGCGGCTGAAGTCCCGGCAGATGACGGACTGCATCGTGGTGGAGGAGAAGGTCAGCAAGGAGGCCCTGAAGAAATACGGGAAGGACACGGTGAACGCGGTGGGCGCGACCTGGAAGCAGGGGGACGTGTTCGGGTATGAGGTGAATATCGCCCGGCTGGAGCAGATCAAGGCGGGCGTCACGGATTAG
- a CDS encoding regulatory protein GemA yields the protein MAAAQKNRYGAVYGLAKGLGMDRESLHEYIYRETGRASLTELTDPELRRLVVSMGRMKDGGQQAPRRKRTDAGGNPETAALRRKLYALCREMGRAEPEKVVNGLARRMFGVERQEWLTAAQCQKLAEALKAMARREAAHEA from the coding sequence ATGGCGGCGGCACAGAAGAACCGCTATGGGGCCGTGTACGGACTGGCCAAGGGGCTTGGCATGGACCGGGAGAGCCTGCACGAATACATATACCGGGAGACAGGGCGGGCGAGCCTGACGGAGCTGACGGACCCGGAGCTGCGGCGGCTGGTGGTGAGCATGGGCCGGATGAAGGACGGGGGGCAACAGGCCCCGCGCCGGAAGCGGACGGACGCCGGCGGCAACCCGGAGACGGCGGCGCTGCGGCGGAAGCTGTACGCGCTGTGCCGGGAGATGGGCCGGGCGGAGCCGGAGAAGGTGGTAAACGGCCTTGCCCGGCGGATGTTCGGGGTGGAGCGGCAGGAGTGGCTGACGGCGGCGCAGTGCCAGAAGCTGGCGGAGGCGCTGAAGGCCATGGCCCGCCGGGAGGCAGCCCATGAAGCATGA
- a CDS encoding N-acetylmuramoyl-L-alanine amidase: protein MNKIRICLDAGHVGSRYNQSPVVKTYYESAAMWSLHLKLKTALEALGFEVVTTRASIDTKMDVYDRGAASKGCDVFLSLHSNACGTESVDYPVVYRAYDGLNGSDVLAGKLAARIGAEMGTAQAGRTAIRKNSAGNEYYGVLRGARAVGTPQYLLVEHSFHTNARAAQWLLSDIHLAGLALAEAEVLAEHYGLSAVPEGKTAILGMAQATAQQMALFCRSRNAAPKLPACSVEELAQVFLEEGAAEGVRGDVAWAQSLKETGFFRYGGIVLPEQNNYAGIGALNGNAQGQAATFPDPRIGVRAQIQHLKAYACTDTLANACVDPRFSLVTRGCAPYVEWLGAADNPQGKGWAFPGPGYGASIVKLLEQIQAQETPQSPAPSPEPEALAGFPAWQRDGLAALQAAGVIDSPDYWAAKFSEGVTVGELFGILGKMAGRA from the coding sequence ATGAATAAGATCAGGATCTGCCTGGACGCCGGGCACGTGGGAAGCCGGTACAACCAGAGCCCGGTAGTAAAGACGTATTACGAGAGCGCGGCTATGTGGTCCCTGCACCTGAAGCTGAAGACGGCGCTGGAGGCGCTGGGCTTTGAGGTAGTCACCACCCGGGCCAGCATCGACACGAAGATGGACGTGTATGACCGGGGCGCGGCGTCCAAGGGGTGCGACGTATTTCTGTCCCTGCACTCCAACGCCTGCGGGACAGAGAGCGTGGACTACCCGGTGGTGTACCGGGCCTATGACGGGCTGAACGGCTCGGACGTGCTGGCGGGTAAGCTGGCGGCGCGGATCGGCGCGGAGATGGGCACGGCCCAGGCGGGGCGGACGGCCATCCGGAAGAACAGCGCCGGGAACGAATACTACGGCGTGCTGCGCGGGGCCCGGGCGGTGGGCACGCCGCAATACCTGCTGGTGGAGCACAGCTTCCACACCAACGCCCGGGCGGCGCAATGGCTGCTGTCGGACATCCACCTGGCCGGTCTGGCGCTGGCGGAGGCGGAGGTGCTGGCGGAGCACTACGGTTTGAGCGCCGTACCGGAGGGCAAGACGGCCATCCTGGGCATGGCCCAGGCCACGGCCCAGCAGATGGCGCTGTTCTGCCGGAGCAGGAACGCAGCGCCCAAGCTGCCGGCCTGCTCGGTAGAGGAGCTTGCACAAGTGTTTTTGGAGGAGGGTGCGGCTGAGGGCGTGCGCGGCGACGTGGCCTGGGCGCAGAGCCTGAAGGAGACGGGCTTCTTCCGGTACGGGGGCATCGTGCTCCCGGAGCAGAATAACTACGCAGGGATCGGGGCCCTGAACGGAAACGCCCAGGGGCAGGCGGCCACCTTCCCCGATCCACGGATCGGTGTGCGGGCGCAGATCCAGCACCTGAAGGCATATGCCTGCACGGATACGCTGGCCAACGCCTGTGTAGATCCCCGGTTCTCCCTTGTGACGCGGGGGTGCGCTCCGTATGTGGAGTGGCTGGGCGCAGCGGACAACCCCCAGGGCAAGGGCTGGGCCTTCCCCGGCCCGGGCTACGGGGCGAGCATCGTGAAGCTGCTGGAGCAGATCCAGGCCCAGGAGACGCCGCAGAGCCCCGCCCCGTCCCCGGAGCCGGAAGCGCTGGCCGGGTTCCCGGCGTGGCAGCGGGACGGCCTGGCGGCCCTCCAGGCGGCCGGAGTCATCGACAGCCCGGACTACTGGGCGGCGAAGTTCAGCGAGGGCGTCACGGTGGGCGAGCTGTTCGGCATCCTGGGGAAGATGGCCGGAAGAGCATAG
- a CDS encoding Mor transcription activator family protein, with the protein MDKAQLQWLNELPAERFPEPYQTMAREIGIPDTVRLAELFGGSGMYFPELDKLLTELRNANIRAEFDGGNHKALARKYGLSERWIYEILKAEGLDENQLDLFAGNF; encoded by the coding sequence TTGGACAAGGCGCAGCTGCAGTGGCTGAACGAGCTCCCCGCGGAACGCTTTCCGGAGCCCTATCAGACCATGGCGCGTGAGATCGGCATACCGGACACGGTGCGGCTGGCGGAGCTGTTCGGCGGGAGCGGCATGTACTTCCCCGAGCTGGACAAGCTGCTGACGGAGCTGCGGAACGCCAACATCCGTGCGGAGTTCGACGGCGGGAACCACAAGGCGCTGGCCCGGAAGTACGGGCTTTCCGAGCGGTGGATCTACGAGATCCTGAAGGCGGAGGGCCTGGACGAAAACCAGCTGGATCTGTTCGCGGGGAACTTTTGA
- a CDS encoding phage protein Gp27 family protein produces MSRQAVEPELKPAELQQSGTTRSRTRVSSSIDRLPDDLRLQLDSKLMDNTNTFIELSAWLKDEGYEISKSAIGRYSRRTNAAAQRVAETIQKTQAIAQAVEAHPELDYTRAASMVLMDGLMRRVSTAEDEFDEMPLDKAGRLIASLSRNATYEKRVRQEMKKKAELAFEQLEAELMAAIKQHPELAGELHDVLARAREKVVADGD; encoded by the coding sequence ATGTCTAGGCAGGCGGTCGAGCCGGAGCTCAAGCCGGCAGAGCTCCAGCAGAGCGGCACTACGCGCAGCCGGACACGGGTGAGCAGCAGCATCGACCGCCTTCCGGATGATCTCCGGCTGCAGCTGGACAGCAAGCTCATGGACAACACGAACACCTTCATCGAGCTCTCTGCCTGGCTGAAGGACGAAGGCTATGAGATCAGCAAGTCGGCCATCGGGCGCTATTCCCGGCGCACGAATGCGGCGGCGCAGCGGGTGGCGGAGACCATCCAGAAGACTCAGGCCATCGCGCAGGCCGTGGAGGCACATCCGGAACTGGACTATACCAGGGCGGCCTCCATGGTGCTGATGGACGGCCTGATGCGCCGGGTGAGCACGGCCGAGGACGAGTTTGACGAGATGCCGCTGGACAAGGCTGGGCGGCTCATTGCCTCCCTGTCGCGGAACGCAACGTATGAGAAGCGGGTGCGGCAGGAGATGAAGAAGAAGGCGGAGCTGGCCTTTGAGCAGCTGGAGGCAGAGCTGATGGCGGCGATCAAGCAGCACCCGGAGCTGGCCGGGGAGCTGCACGACGTCCTGGCCCGGGCAAGGGAGAAGGTGGTCGCAGATGGCGATTGA